A region from the Pontixanthobacter aestiaquae genome encodes:
- a CDS encoding hydroxyneurosporene dehydrogenase: protein MTERGAADTSQARDELQIGPSAMRWDKERLIIDIEERDIRLGIPWRRRVKGQITLTPEVLNAHSFKLDAEGKHNWHTIAPRARIEVKMDRPDVSWSGSAYLDGNHGSEPIEDGFRDWHWCRAHAGHDVGVIYEGNRRDGSHFASALRFDRHGTPHEEELPLVAPLPPTLWAMKRQTRADRGHASVIKTWEDSPFYARSALSMRLFGKQVTAVQESISLDRLINPVVQFMLPYKMPRE from the coding sequence ATGACCGAACGCGGCGCTGCAGACACATCACAAGCACGCGACGAATTGCAAATTGGCCCAAGCGCGATGCGTTGGGACAAGGAAAGGCTAATAATCGATATTGAAGAGCGCGATATCCGCCTTGGCATTCCGTGGCGGCGGCGTGTCAAAGGACAAATCACCCTGACACCCGAAGTGCTCAATGCGCACAGCTTCAAACTGGACGCAGAGGGCAAGCACAATTGGCACACCATTGCCCCTCGCGCGCGGATAGAGGTGAAGATGGATCGCCCCGACGTCAGCTGGTCAGGCAGTGCCTATCTTGATGGGAATCATGGCAGCGAACCCATCGAAGACGGTTTCCGTGACTGGCATTGGTGCCGCGCCCATGCGGGTCACGATGTTGGCGTCATCTATGAAGGCAATCGCCGCGATGGCAGCCATTTTGCCAGCGCATTGCGCTTTGACAGGCACGGCACTCCGCACGAAGAAGAACTACCTTTGGTCGCACCCTTGCCGCCAACTTTGTGGGCTATGAAACGGCAGACACGGGCCGATCGCGGCCATGCCTCGGTCATCAAGACATGGGAAGATTCACCGTTTTATGCGCGGTCTGCGTTATCCATGCGGCTGTTCGGTAAGCAAGTGACAGCGGTGCAGGAGAGCATTTCGCTCGATCGTCTGATCAATCCGGTGGTGCAATTTATGCTGCCGTATAAAATGCCCAGAGAATAA
- the bchO gene encoding alpha/beta fold hydrolase BchO — protein sequence MSQRYPRWEMEGRDWPNRDSSRFVEADTYRWHVQEMVPDAENAPVCLLIHGTGAATHSWRDVMPILAKTYRVIAIDLPGHGFTKPSHARRVSLPQMTASVGVLLEELGAKPDVIIGHSAGAAIGVQLLLDNGWNTALVGLNPALLPFPGLAAKLFPTLAKILFTNPFVSRIFARMMRSPSEVDRFMRKSTGSTIDRAGVDLYHRLLTRSGHCDGAIRMMASWELEELQRRLPRLSSHTVLVHGSLDNAIPKSAIKQACALIPGCVFEEVKNVGHLAHEEQPEQIADLIAAFVAGSSE from the coding sequence GTGAGCCAGCGTTATCCGCGTTGGGAGATGGAAGGACGCGACTGGCCCAACCGTGATTCAAGCCGCTTCGTGGAGGCGGACACCTATCGCTGGCATGTGCAGGAGATGGTGCCTGATGCGGAGAATGCACCGGTTTGCTTGCTGATTCATGGCACCGGCGCTGCGACGCATAGCTGGCGTGATGTGATGCCGATCCTGGCGAAAACGTACCGCGTGATCGCGATCGATTTGCCGGGGCACGGGTTTACCAAACCAAGTCATGCGCGGCGCGTGTCACTGCCGCAAATGACGGCTTCGGTTGGTGTCTTGCTGGAAGAACTCGGTGCCAAACCCGATGTCATTATAGGCCATTCGGCTGGCGCTGCGATTGGTGTGCAGTTGCTGCTTGATAATGGCTGGAACACTGCGCTTGTCGGCCTGAACCCGGCGCTTCTCCCATTTCCGGGGTTGGCTGCCAAACTGTTTCCAACTTTGGCGAAAATCCTGTTCACCAATCCGTTCGTATCGCGCATTTTTGCGCGGATGATGCGGTCACCGAGCGAGGTGGACCGGTTTATGCGTAAGTCCACCGGGTCGACAATCGACCGCGCTGGGGTCGATTTGTATCACAGGCTGCTGACGCGCTCGGGACATTGCGACGGGGCCATCCGGATGATGGCGAGTTGGGAATTGGAAGAGTTGCAGCGCAGGCTGCCCCGACTCTCTTCTCACACTGTGTTGGTTCACGGCAGTCTCGACAATGCGATCCCGAAATCGGCGATTAAACAAGCGTGCGCGCTGATACCGGGCTGTGTGTTTGAGGAGGTTAAGAATGTCGGCCACCTTGCACATGAGGAACAGCCGGAGCAGATTGCCGATCTGATCGCGGCATTTGTCGCCGGGTCGAGCGAGTAG
- a CDS encoding VWA domain-containing protein produces MIRIPINVDSEQLLGGLDLTETLAKGTAVRRAGLLEQARGGVVLVPMAERVSANVAAHLAQAMDSGEIAVIALDDGIESDEVPPGVLLERAAFHCDLTAIRDLDFVLHGRRNRDTQGKALTMSQRKAISATAAAVGVHSVRPMVMTEKAARHFAQLASAETVGDDTLQAAIRVVIGPRARQLPEAHEPPPPAEEPRQPGNDSEPTDDDKNLDDISLDDLLLEAAEAAIPQYILDGISKGTVRASGGRSGKSGQKEKSTRRGRPRGSHPGVPGDGCKLALIDTLRAAAPWQTIRRKEAGDDGLHIRKSDLRIRRFEQNRETLTIFAVDASGSSALSRLAEAKGAVELMLAEAHVKRSQVALIAFRQTGAEILLPPTRSLTRARRALSAFPGGGGTPLAAGLLEARLLADAAEKRGQTPTIALLTDGKANVTLAGEADRTIAAKEVADVAKGIAAAGHHSIVIDISPRPREEAAELAAALLGKYLALPRAKSAAMVEAIDSIGTGADA; encoded by the coding sequence GTGATCAGAATTCCGATCAATGTCGATAGCGAGCAATTGCTCGGCGGACTGGATCTCACAGAGACGCTCGCAAAAGGCACGGCTGTTCGACGTGCCGGTTTACTCGAACAGGCCCGCGGCGGTGTCGTGCTTGTACCAATGGCCGAGCGTGTTTCGGCGAATGTTGCCGCGCATCTGGCGCAGGCGATGGATAGTGGCGAGATCGCAGTGATTGCGCTCGATGACGGTATTGAAAGCGATGAGGTCCCCCCAGGCGTTTTGCTGGAAAGGGCGGCGTTTCATTGCGATCTGACTGCTATCCGAGATTTGGATTTTGTGCTTCACGGGCGCCGCAACCGAGACACGCAGGGCAAAGCGCTTACAATGTCCCAGCGAAAAGCTATTTCTGCGACTGCTGCAGCCGTCGGTGTGCATTCCGTGCGGCCGATGGTAATGACAGAGAAGGCGGCTCGCCACTTCGCGCAATTGGCCAGCGCGGAAACCGTAGGTGATGATACATTGCAAGCGGCCATCCGGGTGGTCATCGGTCCGCGCGCCCGGCAGTTGCCTGAGGCACATGAGCCGCCTCCTCCCGCAGAGGAGCCTAGACAACCTGGCAACGATTCCGAACCAACGGACGACGACAAGAACCTCGACGATATCTCGCTTGACGATTTATTATTGGAGGCTGCTGAAGCGGCAATCCCGCAATATATTTTGGACGGCATTTCCAAAGGCACCGTGCGGGCCTCCGGTGGTCGATCGGGCAAATCCGGGCAGAAGGAAAAATCTACCAGGCGCGGCCGTCCGCGCGGGTCGCATCCTGGTGTTCCCGGAGACGGCTGCAAGCTGGCTTTGATCGACACTTTGCGCGCAGCTGCGCCATGGCAGACCATTCGGCGGAAGGAGGCTGGTGATGATGGGCTGCATATCCGCAAGTCGGATTTGCGCATACGTAGGTTTGAACAGAACCGCGAAACGCTGACAATCTTCGCTGTAGATGCGTCAGGCTCATCGGCCTTGTCGCGGCTGGCGGAAGCGAAGGGAGCTGTCGAGCTGATGCTGGCAGAAGCGCATGTGAAACGCTCGCAAGTGGCATTGATCGCGTTCAGACAAACCGGCGCGGAAATCTTGCTCCCGCCAACGCGATCGCTCACTCGTGCACGGCGGGCGCTAAGCGCATTCCCGGGCGGCGGCGGAACGCCATTGGCGGCCGGCCTGCTTGAGGCGCGCCTGCTCGCAGATGCTGCTGAAAAACGCGGACAAACTCCGACGATTGCCCTGCTGACTGACGGTAAAGCCAATGTAACCTTGGCTGGTGAAGCCGACCGGACAATAGCTGCGAAAGAAGTCGCGGATGTAGCCAAGGGCATTGCCGCGGCAGGCCACCACTCCATTGTGATCGATATTTCGCCGCGGCCGCGCGAGGAAGCTGCGGAGCTGGCAGCGGCACTACTGGGCAAATATCTGGCGCTGCCTCGCGCCAAAAGCGCTGCGATGGTCGAGGCCATTGATAGTATCGGCACCGGAGCCGATGCGTGA
- the bchI gene encoding magnesium chelatase ATPase subunit I encodes MSAFPFSAIVGQEEMKLALLTAAVDARIGGVMIFGDRGTGKSTAARALAATLPPIRAVEGCRYNCEPEDSDDCPDPCTSKRVRKIAVPFVDLPLGSTEDRVLGTLDLEKALSKGEKHFEPGLLAKAHRGFLYIDEINLLEDHVVDLLLDVAASGENLVERDGLSVKHKARFVLIGSGNPEEGELRPQLLDRFGLSVEVRTPDSIDERVEIMRRCDAMERDAAKFAAKWKGEDAKILRQIERAKKALPKVKTPAKILRDTAALCKAVGADGLRGELTLMRSARALAALDSDASVTRKHLETMAPLALRHRLRRDVLDETGSTVRIELALAELFG; translated from the coding sequence ATGTCCGCATTCCCGTTCAGCGCCATTGTCGGCCAGGAAGAAATGAAACTGGCATTACTGACGGCTGCGGTCGATGCGCGGATTGGCGGGGTGATGATCTTCGGTGATCGCGGGACGGGTAAGAGTACCGCCGCACGCGCACTTGCTGCAACGCTGCCCCCGATACGGGCAGTCGAAGGGTGCCGCTATAATTGCGAGCCTGAAGATAGCGATGATTGCCCCGATCCTTGCACCAGTAAGCGCGTCCGCAAGATAGCGGTGCCGTTTGTCGACCTACCGCTTGGCTCGACTGAGGACAGGGTGCTTGGCACGCTTGATCTGGAGAAGGCGCTTTCCAAAGGCGAGAAACATTTCGAACCCGGATTGCTGGCCAAGGCCCATCGCGGGTTTCTGTATATCGACGAGATAAACCTGCTGGAGGATCATGTAGTCGACCTGTTGCTTGATGTAGCCGCATCAGGCGAAAATCTAGTCGAACGTGATGGGCTGAGTGTAAAACACAAAGCGCGCTTTGTGCTGATCGGCAGCGGCAATCCTGAAGAAGGCGAACTGCGCCCGCAATTGCTCGACAGGTTCGGATTATCGGTTGAAGTGCGCACACCCGACTCGATTGACGAGCGGGTCGAGATCATGCGCCGCTGCGATGCGATGGAACGCGATGCAGCCAAGTTTGCTGCCAAGTGGAAAGGCGAGGACGCCAAAATCCTGCGTCAGATTGAGCGTGCGAAAAAAGCGCTGCCGAAGGTCAAGACGCCAGCTAAAATTCTGAGGGACACTGCGGCCCTGTGCAAAGCGGTGGGCGCGGACGGATTGCGCGGAGAGTTGACCCTTATGCGAAGCGCACGAGCTTTGGCGGCGCTGGATAGCGATGCATCGGTCACGCGCAAGCATCTCGAAACCATGGCGCCATTGGCACTCCGCCACCGCTTGCGCCGCGATGTGCTGGACGAAACGGGTTCGACCGTGCGGATCGAACTTGCGCTGGCAGAGCTGTTCGGTTGA
- a CDS encoding NAD(P)H-binding protein → MKPAPNRVLVFGASGTIGQACVSEFLIRGYQTICFVRPQTDARQLERTGAEVRRGDVTDPGSIKDSAFRGESFDVIVSCLASRTGEPEDAWLIDYQANANILKCARSLNVKQMILLSAICVQKPLLAFQHAKLAFEKELAESGLIHSIVRPTAFFKSLSGQIERVRAGKPFVMFGDGKLTSCKPISDHDLAVFIADCIEDQTKHGAILPIGGPGPAITPLDQAHMLFQATGQKPRFRKVPVNLLDLIISVLATAGKLSKRINAKAEYARIGRYYATQSMLVFDPAIEAYSSEQTPETGTETLLVYYNHHK, encoded by the coding sequence ATGAAACCTGCCCCCAATCGCGTTCTGGTCTTCGGTGCGAGCGGAACGATCGGGCAGGCTTGCGTTAGCGAATTCCTCATACGCGGCTATCAAACCATTTGTTTTGTCCGGCCTCAGACCGATGCCCGACAGCTGGAGCGCACCGGTGCAGAGGTGAGGAGAGGAGACGTTACCGATCCCGGCTCAATCAAGGATAGCGCCTTTCGCGGCGAAAGTTTTGATGTCATCGTGTCCTGCCTAGCGTCGCGCACTGGCGAGCCTGAAGACGCATGGCTAATCGATTATCAAGCGAACGCGAATATTTTGAAATGCGCACGATCCCTCAATGTAAAACAGATGATTTTGTTATCTGCCATCTGTGTTCAAAAACCGCTGTTGGCATTTCAGCACGCCAAGCTAGCCTTTGAAAAGGAACTTGCAGAATCGGGCTTGATCCATTCTATCGTCAGGCCGACGGCATTCTTCAAATCACTGTCGGGCCAAATCGAGCGGGTCCGTGCAGGCAAGCCCTTTGTGATGTTTGGTGATGGGAAGCTGACTTCATGCAAGCCAATCAGTGACCACGACTTGGCTGTCTTTATCGCTGATTGTATCGAGGATCAGACCAAGCATGGCGCGATTCTTCCTATTGGCGGCCCGGGCCCGGCAATCACTCCTCTTGATCAAGCGCACATGCTGTTCCAAGCCACCGGGCAGAAACCCCGGTTCCGGAAAGTACCGGTAAATCTGCTGGACTTGATAATTTCGGTGCTCGCTACGGCTGGTAAACTCTCGAAAAGGATTAATGCGAAAGCTGAATATGCCCGTATTGGAAGATATTACGCCACGCAATCAATGCTAGTGTTCGATCCCGCAATCGAGGCGTACAGCTCGGAACAGACCCCGGAAACCGGCACGGAAACGCTGCTGGTATATTACAACCATCACAAGTGA
- a CDS encoding sugar kinase, protein MSKFLSFGEIMLRLKTPGNERFFQSHAFEATFGGGEANVAVALSNYGLDAGFVSALPDNDIGENAIMELRKFGVDTAHVSRSGDRVGIYFLETGSNQRPSKVVYDRANSSICNASADEFDWPTIFKGVKWLHITGITPALSQSAADMSMDCVKAAKAAGVTVSCDFNFRGKLWKYGKTAPEVMRELVKYVDVGIANEEDCQKSLDITVDVDVESGELDTKKYEALGQKVLDIYPDMHTIAITLRESLSADRNNWSACLRTRDGGFKLSKKYELTDIVDRVGGGDSFASALIYGLNAYEDRQQSLEFAVAASALKHTIMGDFNRVTVPEVEKLMSGDGSGRVQR, encoded by the coding sequence ATGTCTAAATTTCTTTCGTTTGGTGAAATCATGCTTCGGCTGAAGACGCCGGGTAATGAGCGCTTTTTCCAGTCGCATGCGTTTGAAGCGACCTTTGGCGGGGGTGAAGCCAATGTGGCGGTCGCGCTGTCGAATTACGGGCTGGATGCAGGCTTTGTGAGCGCGCTGCCCGATAACGACATCGGCGAGAACGCGATTATGGAACTGCGCAAGTTCGGGGTCGATACCGCACATGTGAGCCGATCGGGCGATAGGGTGGGGATCTACTTCCTCGAGACCGGTTCGAACCAGCGTCCTTCGAAGGTGGTCTATGACCGCGCCAACTCGTCGATCTGCAATGCCAGCGCAGACGAGTTCGATTGGCCGACCATCTTCAAAGGCGTGAAGTGGCTGCACATCACCGGCATTACCCCGGCGCTGAGCCAGTCGGCTGCAGATATGTCGATGGACTGCGTCAAAGCAGCCAAGGCTGCGGGCGTTACCGTCTCTTGCGACTTCAACTTCCGCGGCAAGCTGTGGAAATACGGCAAGACCGCTCCCGAAGTGATGCGCGAGCTGGTCAAATATGTCGATGTCGGCATTGCCAATGAGGAAGACTGTCAGAAATCGCTCGACATCACCGTCGATGTCGATGTGGAGAGCGGCGAGCTTGATACGAAGAAGTACGAAGCGCTGGGCCAGAAAGTGCTCGACATCTATCCCGATATGCACACCATCGCGATTACGCTGCGCGAAAGCCTGAGTGCGGACCGCAACAACTGGTCGGCCTGCCTACGCACCCGTGACGGCGGGTTCAAACTCTCGAAGAAATACGAACTGACCGATATCGTCGACCGCGTCGGCGGCGGAGACAGCTTCGCCTCTGCGCTGATCTACGGGCTAAATGCCTATGAAGATCGCCAGCAGAGCCTAGAGTTCGCGGTTGCCGCCAGTGCGCTCAAACACACGATCATGGGCGACTTCAACCGCGTGACCGTTCCGGAGGTTGAAAAGCTCATGTCGGGTGATGGATCGGGCAGGGTTCAGCGGTAG
- a CDS encoding alginate lyase family protein, whose amino-acid sequence MAGAVIARCGVSAFSAGLAALLLAAPALAQSATVPAYVPPAEGPVCDGAQGYSASFDGRRTFLWRPQWLESIRASALADESEKAKLVGAADKVLRGQLYSVTDKPRPVPGAGKNDYASIGPYWWPDPKKRDGLPYIRRDGEVNPERDGPEFDKDRLRDLANDLETLSIAYFVTEDGRYADRAAHLVRTWFLDPATRMNPHMNFAQGIPGKVNGRGEGIIEASDLSTIVETVGLIEPSGALSKEERGALRKWYADYAAWMATSDLGEDEMNKRNNHGVFYDFYLAHFALFAGLEGATASVVDSFPRYRLGVQMDKQGRFIEELKRTRSWHYSIFVVDGAARLATIAECVNRDLWNATLPDGRSLGTAQGFLAKYADTPSQWPFPDTDKDRERYDRMASKYASLAVLLERGAVEQGAVKLP is encoded by the coding sequence ATGGCTGGCGCGGTGATTGCTCGGTGCGGTGTCTCGGCGTTTTCAGCCGGTCTGGCCGCATTGCTGCTGGCTGCTCCAGCGCTCGCGCAAAGCGCAACGGTTCCAGCCTATGTGCCGCCAGCGGAGGGGCCGGTGTGCGATGGTGCGCAGGGCTATTCGGCTTCCTTCGATGGTCGCCGCACGTTCCTGTGGCGCCCGCAATGGCTTGAAAGCATCCGCGCTTCGGCACTGGCCGATGAAAGCGAAAAAGCGAAACTGGTGGGCGCCGCGGACAAGGTGCTGCGAGGCCAACTCTACAGCGTAACCGACAAGCCGCGTCCCGTGCCCGGCGCGGGCAAGAACGACTATGCTTCGATCGGCCCCTATTGGTGGCCCGATCCCAAAAAACGCGACGGACTGCCCTATATTCGCCGTGATGGTGAAGTGAATCCCGAACGCGATGGCCCCGAGTTTGACAAGGACCGCCTGCGCGATTTGGCCAATGATCTGGAAACGCTCTCGATAGCCTACTTCGTCACGGAAGATGGACGATACGCGGATCGCGCCGCGCACTTGGTGCGAACATGGTTTCTCGACCCCGCAACGCGGATGAACCCGCATATGAACTTTGCCCAAGGCATTCCCGGCAAAGTGAATGGCCGCGGCGAGGGGATTATCGAAGCCTCCGATCTCTCGACCATCGTCGAGACCGTTGGTCTGATCGAACCCTCCGGCGCTCTGTCCAAAGAAGAGCGCGGCGCTTTGCGCAAATGGTATGCGGATTACGCTGCATGGATGGCGACCAGCGATCTTGGCGAAGACGAGATGAACAAGCGCAACAATCACGGCGTATTCTACGATTTCTATCTCGCGCATTTTGCGCTGTTCGCCGGATTGGAGGGCGCGACAGCAAGCGTTGTCGACAGCTTCCCGCGATACCGGCTGGGCGTCCAGATGGACAAGCAAGGGCGCTTTATCGAAGAGTTGAAGCGCACGCGCAGCTGGCATTATTCGATATTCGTCGTCGATGGTGCAGCGCGCCTCGCAACGATTGCTGAGTGCGTGAACCGCGATTTGTGGAATGCGACGCTGCCCGACGGCCGCAGCCTCGGCACAGCGCAGGGCTTCTTGGCAAAATATGCCGATACACCCTCTCAGTGGCCCTTTCCCGATACCGATAAAGACCGTGAACGCTACGACCGGATGGCGTCGAAATATGCTTCGCTTGCGGTGCTGCTAGAACGCGGTGCGGTGGAGCAAGGGGCGGTCAAGCTGCCTTAA
- the kduD gene encoding 2-dehydro-3-deoxy-D-gluconate 5-dehydrogenase KduD has translation MSNSPFNLTGKVAIVTGANTGIGQGIAVALAQAGADVALVARRDPAETVSMIEAAGRKSAVIMADLATTEPCERIIAETKAALGSVDILVNNAGIIRRNDALDFTEDDWDAVMDTNLKVLFFLTQAAGREMAANGGGSVINVASMLTFQGGIRVASYTASKSGVGGLTKLLANEWAGKDINVNAIAPGYIATNNTAALQADEDRNRQILERIPVGRWGDPSDLGGAAVFLASDAAKYVHGHILAVDGGWLAR, from the coding sequence ATGTCCAACAGTCCATTTAATCTGACGGGAAAAGTCGCGATTGTGACCGGTGCCAATACCGGCATTGGTCAGGGCATTGCGGTTGCACTTGCGCAGGCGGGTGCCGATGTTGCTCTGGTCGCGCGCCGCGATCCGGCGGAAACGGTATCCATGATCGAAGCCGCTGGCCGCAAATCGGCGGTCATTATGGCCGATCTCGCCACCACAGAACCATGCGAACGGATCATCGCCGAGACAAAGGCGGCACTCGGAAGCGTCGATATTCTGGTCAACAATGCGGGAATCATCCGCCGCAACGACGCGCTCGATTTCACCGAGGATGATTGGGATGCGGTGATGGACACCAATCTCAAAGTGTTGTTTTTCCTGACGCAAGCCGCGGGCCGCGAAATGGCTGCCAATGGCGGTGGTTCGGTCATCAATGTCGCATCCATGCTGACATTCCAGGGCGGCATTCGGGTCGCCAGCTACACCGCATCGAAAAGCGGTGTCGGCGGGCTTACAAAGCTGCTGGCTAATGAGTGGGCCGGTAAGGATATCAATGTAAATGCCATCGCACCCGGCTATATCGCGACCAACAACACCGCCGCATTGCAGGCCGATGAAGACCGCAACCGGCAGATACTTGAGCGTATTCCAGTGGGTCGCTGGGGCGATCCGTCGGATCTGGGCGGGGCGGCGGTTTTTCTGGCGTCTGACGCAGCCAAATATGTCCACGGGCACATTCTGGCGGTTGATGGCGGATGGCTGGCGCGGTGA
- a CDS encoding RpiB/LacA/LacB family sugar-phosphate isomerase produces the protein MKIALISENSQAAKNGVIHDALASVAEPLGHEVFNYGMYTADDSAQLTYVMNGLLTGILLNSKAADFVVTGCGTGMGSMLACNSMPGVFCGLVIDPTDAFLFSQINAGNAISMPYAKGFGWAAELNLQDCYRKLFEGTPGEGYPKERAEIMAKNRSILADLKGATCHDMLTVLKNVDQDLLKAAIAGEKFADYFFANSQDDEISAYLRGL, from the coding sequence ATGAAAATTGCCTTGATCAGCGAAAACAGCCAAGCCGCCAAGAACGGCGTTATCCATGATGCGCTCGCGTCGGTGGCTGAGCCGCTCGGCCATGAAGTGTTCAATTACGGCATGTACACGGCGGACGACAGCGCGCAGCTGACTTACGTCATGAATGGCCTACTGACAGGCATTTTGCTCAATTCGAAGGCCGCCGATTTCGTCGTGACCGGATGCGGCACGGGCATGGGCTCCATGCTCGCATGCAATTCGATGCCGGGCGTATTCTGCGGTCTGGTTATCGACCCGACCGACGCGTTTCTGTTCAGCCAGATCAATGCGGGCAACGCGATCTCGATGCCCTATGCAAAGGGTTTCGGCTGGGCGGCAGAGCTGAACCTGCAGGATTGCTATCGCAAACTGTTCGAGGGAACGCCGGGTGAAGGCTATCCGAAAGAGCGAGCAGAAATCATGGCGAAGAACCGTTCGATCCTCGCTGATCTCAAAGGCGCGACCTGCCACGATATGCTGACGGTGCTCAAGAATGTCGATCAGGACCTGTTGAAGGCCGCCATCGCGGGCGAGAAATTCGCCGACTATTTCTTTGCCAATTCGCAGGATGACGAGATCAGCGCCTATCTGCGCGGCCTTTGA
- a CDS encoding LacI family DNA-binding transcriptional regulator — MNDSNKPTINDVARLAKVSKKTVSRVINKSPLLSDKTRQLVESVIAEIGYVPNPQARALALRRNFIIAAIHDNPNAQFLVNVQQGILEGIAGTEFGLMVEPVDRNSPTIVDDIRGFLERQRPYGVVFLPPISENDELASLCEALGTLYVRMVSRELDKPEHIVMSNDREAVYGAVQHLIAMGHEKIALIEGPDSLSPAERRAGYEQAMADAGLPVHDWMIATGGYTFETGVEAGLALIDGKERPTAIFASNDEMAIGAVIAARRRGIEIPRGLSIVGFDDTPLSSHIWPSLTTVRWPIVEMAHAAATKIIHGDEVDANIGVGLPSTLIERDSVVAPPKR, encoded by the coding sequence ATGAACGACAGCAACAAACCGACAATCAACGATGTCGCGCGTCTGGCGAAGGTGTCGAAAAAGACCGTCAGCCGGGTGATCAACAAATCGCCGCTGCTGAGCGACAAGACACGCCAGTTGGTCGAAAGTGTGATCGCGGAGATCGGCTATGTCCCGAACCCGCAGGCGCGCGCGCTAGCGCTGCGGCGCAATTTCATCATTGCGGCAATCCACGATAATCCCAACGCGCAATTTCTAGTCAACGTCCAGCAGGGCATTCTCGAAGGTATTGCGGGTACAGAATTTGGGTTGATGGTCGAGCCGGTCGATCGCAATTCGCCCACTATTGTCGACGATATTCGCGGGTTTCTGGAGCGGCAGAGGCCATATGGTGTGGTATTCCTGCCGCCCATTTCCGAGAATGACGAACTTGCCAGCCTGTGCGAGGCGCTGGGCACCCTATATGTCCGCATGGTGTCGCGCGAGCTGGACAAGCCCGAACATATCGTCATGTCAAACGACCGTGAGGCGGTCTACGGCGCGGTGCAGCATCTGATCGCCATGGGGCATGAGAAGATCGCCCTGATCGAAGGGCCAGACTCGCTGTCTCCGGCCGAACGCCGGGCCGGATACGAACAGGCGATGGCCGACGCCGGATTGCCGGTGCATGACTGGATGATCGCTACGGGGGGCTACACGTTCGAAACAGGTGTTGAAGCGGGGCTCGCGCTGATCGATGGCAAGGAACGGCCGACCGCGATCTTTGCCTCGAACGACGAGATGGCCATCGGCGCAGTTATTGCCGCTCGCCGCCGGGGCATCGAGATACCGCGCGGTTTGTCTATTGTTGGGTTCGACGATACGCCGCTCTCCAGCCATATCTGGCCTTCGCTCACCACGGTGCGGTGGCCGATTGTTGAGATGGCACACGCGGCGGCGACAAAGATCATTCACGGTGATGAAGTGGATGCCAATATCGGTGTCGGATTGCCATCCACTCTGATCGAGCGCGACTCCGTCGTAGCCCCGCCCAAACGATAG